One stretch of Cygnus olor isolate bCygOlo1 chromosome 1, bCygOlo1.pri.v2, whole genome shotgun sequence DNA includes these proteins:
- the LOC121059001 gene encoding regucalcin, which yields MSSVRVECVVSGGYGIGESPVWDERESALLCVDITGRKVCRWSPGTGQVQAVPLDAPVSSVALRKSGDYVITLGTRFAALKWKEQLVTTIAHVDKDKPNNRFNDGKVDPAGRYFAGTMAEEIRPAVLERNQGSLYTLCPDLSVVKHFDQVDISNGLDWSLDHKIFFYIDSLSYSVDAFDYDLQTGKIGNRRSIYKLEKEESIPDGMCIDTEGKLWVACYDGGRVIRLDPETGKRIQTVKLPVDKTTSCCFGGKDYSEMYVTSARDGMDKEWLSRQPQAGGIFKITGLGVKGIPPYPFAG from the exons ATGTCGTCTGTCAGGGTGGAGTGTGTCGTGAGCGGCGGCTACGGCATCGGGGAGTCCCCGGTGTGGGACGAGAGGGAGAGCGCGCTGCTCTGCGTCGACATCACGGGCAGGAAGGTTTGCCGCTGGAGCCCCGGCACCGGGCAGGTGCAGGCTGTGCCCCTGG ATGCCCCTGTGAGCTCCGTGGCTCTTCGGAAATCGGGGGATTATGTCATCACCCTGGGAACCAGGTTCGCTGCTTTGAAATGGAAGGAGCAGTTGGTAACCACCATCGCCCACGTGGACAAGGATAAACCAAACAACCGATTCAATGACGGGAAAGTGGATCCCGCGGGGAGGTATTTCGCAG GTACGATGGCTGAAGAGATTCGACCTGCTGTGCTGGAAAGAAACCAAGGCTCTCTGTATACACTTTGCCCTGACCTCTCCGTAGTGAAGCACTTTGATCAGGTGGACATTTCTAATGGGCTGGACTGGTCGCTGGATCACAAAATCTTCTTTTACATTGACAGCTTGTCCTACTCAGTGGATGCCTTTGATTATGATCTCCAAACTGGAAAAATTG GCAACCGTAGGAGTATAtacaaactggaaaaagaggAGAGCATTCCTGATGGGATGTGCATTGATACGGAAGGCAAACTCTGGGTAGCTTGCTATGATGGTGGGAGAGTGATTCGTCTTGACCCAGAGACAG gaaaaagAATCCAGACTGTGAAGCTTCCTGTTGACAAGACAActtcctgctgctttggagGAAAGGATTATTCAGAAATGTATGTGACTTCTGCCCGTGACGGGATGGATAAAGAGTGGCTTTCACGACAGCCGCAGGCTGGTGGGATTTTCAAG ataACTGGGCTAGGGGTGAAAGGAATCCCGCCGTATCCATTTGCAGGTTAA